Genomic segment of Candidatus Cloacimonadota bacterium:
GGGAGTTATTTTTGGAATTTCCAGAACTTTTTCCATTGCCTGGGAAACATTCAAACCGGAAAAATAGAATAATTTGAAGATCTTGCGGACAGAATTTATCTGCTCTGCAGAAAATCCTTTTCGTTTCAAACCAATTGAATTTATTCCATTTACTTTATATGGCAGTCCAAGACCGCGTGTGTAAGGAGGAATATCTTTGGTAGCTCCGCTCGATCCGCCCACATAAGCAAAAGTTCCGATACGAATAAATTGAGCAACTGCGGTCATCCCACCGATAGTTACAAAATCGTGAATATGAACATGCCCGGCAAGATTAACAGCATTTGCCATGATAATATTGTTCCCGAACTGGCAGTTATGAGCAATATGAGCGTAAGCCATGATCAGGTTGTTGCTGCCTACTCTGGTCGGTTCTTCCAATGTTGCGGAACAATTGATGGTTACGAATTCCCTGATCGTATTATTGTTTCCCATGAGCAATTGCGTTGGTTCATCTTTGTATTTTAGATCCTGAGGAGCAGTACCGATCACAGCAGAATGAAAGAAGTGATTATTAGAACCAATTGTCGTCTTACCGTGTATGAGAACATTCGAATCTAAAATACAATTATCCCCGAGAGAGACATCTTTTCCAATAAGACAATAGGGACCAACTGTGATATTCTCACCAAG
This window contains:
- a CDS encoding acyl-ACP--UDP-N-acetylglucosamine O-acyltransferase, whose translation is MNKIHQTAIIDPKAKLGENITVGPYCLIGKDVSLGDNCILDSNVLIHGKTTIGSNNHFFHSAVIGTAPQDLKYKDEPTQLLMGNNNTIREFVTINCSATLEEPTRVGSNNLIMAYAHIAHNCQFGNNIIMANAVNLAGHVHIHDFVTIGGMTAVAQFIRIGTFAYVGGSSGATKDIPPYTRGLGLPYKVNGINSIGLKRKGFSAEQINSVRKIFKLFYFSGLNVSQAMEKVLEIPKITPEQNVFINFIKHSIKGICK